The Amycolatopsis sp. DG1A-15b genome contains the following window.
CACCCACCGAAGCCGTCCGGACGGGAGAACGATGCAGGACTTCGCGACGCGCACCGAACCGCACCGGCGCGAGCTGCTGGCGCACTGCTACCGCCTGCTCGGCTCGGTCCACGAGGCCGAGGACCTGGTGCAGGAGACGCTGGTCCGCGCGTGGAAGGCGTGGGCGGGCTACGACCCGGCCCGCGCCTCGGTGCGCACCTGGCTCTACCGGATCGCCACCAACGCCTGCCTCACCGCGCTCGAAGGACGGGCTCGGCGGCCGCTGCCGTCCGGGCTCGGCGGCCCGAGCGACGACCCGGGCGCGCCGCTGACGCCGTCGTTCGAAATCCCCTGGCTGCAGCCGTTCCCGGACGCCCGCCTCGACGACCCGGGCCTGCGCCTGGCCCGTCGCGGCACGCTCCGGCTGGCGCTGCTGGCGGCGCTGCAGACCCTCCCGCCGAAGCAGCGCGCGGTGCTGATCCTGCGGGACGTCCTGGAGTTCAGCGCGGCGGAAGTGGCCGGGTTCCTCGACACGACCCCCGCCGCGGTCAACAGCGCCCTGCAGCGCGCCCGCGCGGGACTGGGCGGCCTGTCGGCGGACGAGGTGCCCGAACCGGACGACACCGCGGTCGAAGCGGTCGTGGACCGCTATCTGCGCGCGTTCGAACGCGCCGACGTCGCCGGGCTCGTCGCGCTGCTCACCGACGACGTCGTGATGGAGATGCCGCCGGTGCCGCTGTGGTTCCGGGGCCGCGGCGACTACGGCCGGTTCCTCGAGCGGCTGTTCGGGATGCGCGGCCCGCAGTGGCGGATGACCCGCGCCGCCGCCAACGGACGGCCCGCGCTCGCGGCCTACTGCCGTGACGACGCCGGGGTGTTCCGGTTGCACACCCTGCAGGTGCTCACCGTGCGGGAAGGGCGGGTCGCGCACAACGTCGTGTTCGCCGATCCGGCGGTCCTCGCGCTGTTCGACCTGCCGGCGACTCAGCCGGCGGCGCGCGCTTCCGACGGACGGCCGTAGGCGCCGCCGTCGTTGCTGCGCTGCAGGAGGCCTTCGTCGACGAGGTAGCGGCGCAGCGTCGCGTGGTCGTCGTGGACCATCGTGAGCTTCTCGCGGACGTCCTGCTCGCTGTAGAGCCGGCCGGGCTCGAAGCGCTCGACGAGGTACGCGAGCAGCAGCTGCCGCCGCTTGCCCGAGTGCGGGATGGAGACGAGCCGTCCGTGGCGGAAGAGCCCGTCGAGCGGATCGACCGGGGCCTTGGCGAGCGCGTCGCGGAACACCGGCGGCACGGCCCGGTAGCGGCCCTCGGCCACGGTGACGAGTCCCGCGTCGACGAGCCGCTTCGCGAGCTTGGCCGAAGCGGGGGACGCCTCGAGCCCGTCGGGAGCGGTGCAGATGCGGGCGAAGAGCTGGAGCCGGTCCGGGTCCGCGAGAGCGGAGACCAGCGCTTCCGGGGAGGCCATGGTCAGCGACCGTACCCGCCCTCGGCCCGGGGGTGAACCGCGTTTCGGCGGGCCGGTAGGTTGCGGAGCGTGCCTCGTCCGACCGCACCGGCGACCGTGCCCGAGGCCGTGCTGCGCACGTCGATCGTGGCGTGCCTGTTCGCCCGCGCCGATGACGAACGTCCCCTGTTCACCCACCAGGACCACGTTCGCGGCGTGGAGCACACGCTGACGTGGGCGGAGTTCGCCGCCCGGGTCCGGGTGGTGGCGGGCGAGCTGCGCCGGGTCGCCGGGCCGGGGGAGCGCGTCGCCGTCCTCGCGGGTCAGGAGCTCGCCTACCCGCTGGCGTTCTTCGGCGCGCTGGCCGCCGGCCTGGTCGCCGTCCCGCTGATGGCGCCGTCGAGCCCCGCGCAGGCCGGGCGGCTCGCCGGGGTCCTCGCCGACAGCGGCGCGCGGGTGTGGCTGACGTCGTCGGCCGCGGCGCCGGGACTGCCCGCGCACGAGAGCGTCGTGGTGGTCGACGAGCTCACCGGGCCCGGCGCGGATCCGGTGCCGGTGCCGCCGGACAGCCCGGCCTACCTGCAGTACACGTCCGGCTCGACGCGCGAGCCGGCCGGCGCGGTGATCCCGCACCGCGCGATCGCCGCCGCGTGCTGGCAGGGCAGCCTCGCGTACGGCGTCGACGAGGGCACCACCTGCGCCGGCTGGATCCCGTTCTTCCACGACATGGGCCTGATCCAGCTGCTCTGCCTGCCCGTCTTCGCCGGCGGGCGGTCGGTGTTCATGGCGCCGGCCGAATTCGTGCACCGGCCGGCCCGCTGGCTTCGGCAGCTCGCGGAGTACCCCGCGGTGTTCACCGCCGCGCCGAATTTCGCCTACGACCTCGCCGCCGACGCGGACACCGGCGAGGACCTCGACCTGTCGGACGTCCGGGTCGCGCTGAACGGCAGCGAACCGGTCCGGCCGCGCACGATCGAGCGCTTCCACGAGGTGTTCGGGCCACGCGGGTTCCGGCGGGAAGCGCACCGGCCGTCGTACGGGCTCGCCGAAGCCACCGTGTACGTCGCGAGCGCGGGCGAAGAAGGGCCGCGTGGCGCGGTGCTCGACCGCGAAGCCCTCGCTCAGGGCCGGGCCGTCGAAACCGACGGCGGGCAGGAACTCGTGTCCGTCGGGCGTCCCGTCGGGCAGCTGGTCCGGATCGTCCAGGACGGCCGGGAACAGCCCGACGGCCTGGTCGGCGAGATCTGGGTGCACGGCCCGAACGTCGCGGACGGCTACTGGGGCCGCGGCGACGCCACGGCGTTCGGTGCCGAGCTCGACGGCCTCGCCGGCTGGCTGCGCACCGGCGACCTCGGTGTCGTGCACCGCGGCGACCTGTACGTCACCGGCCGGCTCAAGGACCTCATCGTGATCGACGGCCGCAATTTCCACCCGCAGGACATCGAAGCGGTGGCCGGGGAGGCCCACCCCGCGGTCCGCCGCGACCGCGTCGCCGCGTTCGGCGTCTCCGACGAGGCCGGAGAGGGCGCGGTGGTGGTGGCGGAGCGGGCACGCGGCGCCGACGCCGACGACCGGGAGGTGACCCGGGCGGTGCTGCGCGCGGTGTCGCGCGAACACGGTCTCACGTTGCGGGCGGTACGTCTGGTCCCTTCCGGTGGACTTCCGCGCACATCGAGCGGCAAGGTCGCCCGGTCGGCCGCGAAGGCACGTTATGGTGGCGACCGTGGGTGATCACCGCGCCGAGGTCACGAAGGTCGTCTGCGACACCTTCCGGCTGGACCCGGCTCTCGTCGAGCCCGACGCGCCCCTGGAGGAGCTGGGCATCGACTCGAAGGGGCGGATCAAGCTGCTGGCGGCGCTGGAGATCTATTACGGGGTGACGATCGACCTGGACCGGCTCGACCGGTTCACCGACGTGGGGTCCGTGGCCGGCGTGCTCGCGGAAGCACTGGGAACTCGAGGATCTTCAGGAGAGGCGCTGAAATGAGCGGCGGGGGGTACACCGCGACGACCGAGGCGTTGTCGGCGGCGTCCAAGACCATCGGCGACCTGGCGGAAAACCTGCTGGACGACAACCCGGACCTGCAGACACCGCAGGTGACGGCGGAGAAGTTCGGCCGGGCGCACGGCGCCCACGCGGCCAAGTACACCGCCGGCGCGCAGGCGCTGTGGGCCGCGGTTTCCGGCTACAGCAGCACGCTCGGCTCGTTCGGCACGAACCTCGGGACCGCCGGCTCGAGCTACGGCGCCAATGAAGACAGCCAGGCGGGCGCGATCACGAACGCCGGGGGCTCGCTCTGATGGCCGAGAAGAAGAAGTGGTCCGACGTCAAGGCGCTGCTCGACGACCCGAGCGTGCCGCCGGGGCAGAAGAGCGCGCTGATCAGCAGCTGGCTGCGGGAAAACCCGCCCCCGCCGCCGTTCCTGGCCGACCAGGAGCCGGACGAGATCAAGCAGAAGCGGGCCGAAGCCGGCAAGTACGCGCAGGCGTACAACGCGAACCCGCTGTTCGCCGGCCAGTCGGTCGACGAGGCCTTCGACAAGGCCAAGGCGAGCGGCGACCGGAACAGCTACAACGAGGACCAGGAAAAGAAAGCCGTCGACGACGGCAAGAAGAAGCTCGACGACACGAAGCCGCCCGCCGCCGACGACGCGGCCGGCGCCACCGGGACGAAGACGTCCGACGAGATCTTCGACGCCGCGGCGCCCGCGCTGAAGCTGTTCGAGACGTTCGGTTCGCTGCTGGCGAAGATCCCGGCCGACTGCCGCGGCAACACCCGCGCGCTCGACCTCGACAAGGACATCCGCACACCGTTCGACGAGCAGCGCGGGATCAGCTTCGCCGACTTCGTCGCGGACGCCGGGCACTTCAAGCGCGGCTCGGAGACGGTGGACCGGACGGAGCAGGACACCGGCTCGCAGCTGGGCACCCTGTTCGGCAGCTGGAGCGGCGCGGGTGCCGATGCCGCGTCGGACACCTACAGCGACAAGATCCAGCCGAAGGCGGCGAAGCTGTCCCAGACGCTCGGCAACGCGAGCGAGGCGACGCTGAGCACCGCCACGACGGTGTTCCAGCTGTGCAAGGGCAAGGCCGACGCGGTCATCGGGATGTACACCGACCTGGTCGGCAAGGCCGACTACACGATGGCGCAGAAGGTCGTCGCCGTCGCCAACGGCGAGCACGGCAACGAAAAGGACCTCGCCCAGATCGCGGGCTGGATGGACCTGAACTTCGGGACGAACCTGGTCAAGACGCTCAACGACCAGGGCTGCTGCGACGGCGACGAGATCAAGAAGCACGGCCAGGACCTGGCCAAGCAGTGGGTGCAGAACCAGTTCAACCCCGACATGTGGGACCGGCTGTACCAGGGGTTCGTCAAGACCTGCAAGGACACGAAGGACCTGGTCGACCAGGCGTATGACGCGCTCGACAAGGTGATGGGCGGGATCCGCAACGAGTTCGAGGGGGTGTCGCTGCCGGGAGGGAGCGGCGGTTCCGGCGCGCCGGGTGGCGCGGGCTCTGGTTCTGGGTCGGGCTCCGGTTCGGGTTCGGGTTCGGGTTCGGGTGGCGCCGGTGCGGCCGGCGGCTCCGGCGGCGGTCCCGGTGGTTCGGGTTCGGGCGGTTCGGGCTCGGGTGGTTCGGGTTCGGGCGGCTCGGGTTCGGGCTCGGGTGGTTCGGGTTCGGGCGGCTCGGGTTCGGGCTCGGGTGGTTCCGGTTCGGGCGGCTCGGGTTCCGGGTCCGGTGGCTCGGGGTCCGGTGGTGGCGGTGCGGTGCCGCCGATTCCCGAAACGGGATCAGGGTCCGGTGCACCGGGCGGGGGCTCGGGTGCCGGTGGCGGCTCGGGGACCGACCTGCCGAGCGGCGCGGGCTCCGGGGCCGGTGGCTCGGGGTCGGGTGGCTCGGGGTCCGGTGGTGGCGGTGCGGTGCCGCCGATCCCGGACGGGTCCTCGGCGTCCGGTGGCGGGTCCGCCGGCGGGGGTTCAGGCTCGCCGAGCGGCCAGGACGACGGCGCGGCCGCGGCGGAAGCGGCCAAACAGCAGGAGGCGGAAGCAGCCAAGCAGCAGGCCGCGCAGGCCGCCGAGGCGGCGAAGCAGAAGGCCGCGGACGCGCTGAAGGAGTTCAGCGGCCCGGGAATCCCGACGGATTCCGGCGCCGGAGCGGGCCTCGGCTCGGGTGGTGGTTCAGGCTCCGGCGGTGGTTCGGGCCCGGGATCCGACGGCACGACGCCGTCGTCGATGACGCCGCCGTCCGACAGCGGCCAGGACGCCGCCGCCGCGGCTGCCGAAGCGGCCAAGAAGAAGGCCGCGGACGCCCTGAAGGAGTTCAGCGGTCCGGGGATCGAGACGGATTCCGGGGGCGGCGCGGGTGGTGGTTCGGGCTCGGGTGGCAGCGACACGGGTTCGGGCGAGGATGGCAAGGACGCGGCCGAGCAGGCCGGGGAGGATGCGAAGAAGAAGGCCGCGGATGCGCTGAAGGAGTTCGGCGGTCCGGGGATCGAGACGGATTCCGGCGGCGGTACGGGCTCGGGTGGCAGCGACACGGGCTCGGGTGAAGACGGCAAGGACGCGGCCGAGCAGGCCGGGGAGGATGCGAAGAAGAAGGCCGCGGATGCGCTGAAGGAGTTCGGCGGCCCGGGCATCGAGACCGATCCCGGCGGCAAGCCCGACAGCCTGCTCGGCGACGACGAGCCGGAGGTCCTGAAGGTCAAGCAGGGCGACAAGACCTTCGAAATGACCGAGCCGGACCACGACGGCAAGATGGACATCAAGGTCGGCGACGGCCCCGGCGAGCCGAAGGACTTCAAGCTCGACTGGTCCGATGGGGGCAAGCCCGCTGACGGTCCACAAGGGACGGACGCGGACACCTACCGCCCCGGCCCGGACGGCAAGATCCACATCCGCGACGGCGGCCTCGAGATCACCGCCGAGCGCCCCGACGGGCCGGACGGCCCGACGACGGTGACCGTCGACGACGGCAAGGGCACCCCGACGGCCTACACCCTCGGCGAGGAAGACAAGGCGGAAAGCGCCCTCGGTGACACTCCCGAGAAGCGCCTCGACGACCTGCCCACCCACCGAGGCACTCTCGAGGACCTCGCGCCGACCGACAGCGGCGCTCCCGGCGGCGACGGCTCCCACCACGGCGGCCCGGACCACGGCAGTGG
Protein-coding sequences here:
- a CDS encoding acyl carrier protein codes for the protein MGDHRAEVTKVVCDTFRLDPALVEPDAPLEELGIDSKGRIKLLAALEIYYGVTIDLDRLDRFTDVGSVAGVLAEALGTRGSSGEALK
- a CDS encoding sigma-70 family RNA polymerase sigma factor, yielding MQDFATRTEPHRRELLAHCYRLLGSVHEAEDLVQETLVRAWKAWAGYDPARASVRTWLYRIATNACLTALEGRARRPLPSGLGGPSDDPGAPLTPSFEIPWLQPFPDARLDDPGLRLARRGTLRLALLAALQTLPPKQRAVLILRDVLEFSAAEVAGFLDTTPAAVNSALQRARAGLGGLSADEVPEPDDTAVEAVVDRYLRAFERADVAGLVALLTDDVVMEMPPVPLWFRGRGDYGRFLERLFGMRGPQWRMTRAAANGRPALAAYCRDDAGVFRLHTLQVLTVREGRVAHNVVFADPAVLALFDLPATQPAARASDGRP
- a CDS encoding WXG100 family type VII secretion target, producing the protein MAEKKKWSDVKALLDDPSVPPGQKSALISSWLRENPPPPPFLADQEPDEIKQKRAEAGKYAQAYNANPLFAGQSVDEAFDKAKASGDRNSYNEDQEKKAVDDGKKKLDDTKPPAADDAAGATGTKTSDEIFDAAAPALKLFETFGSLLAKIPADCRGNTRALDLDKDIRTPFDEQRGISFADFVADAGHFKRGSETVDRTEQDTGSQLGTLFGSWSGAGADAASDTYSDKIQPKAAKLSQTLGNASEATLSTATTVFQLCKGKADAVIGMYTDLVGKADYTMAQKVVAVANGEHGNEKDLAQIAGWMDLNFGTNLVKTLNDQGCCDGDEIKKHGQDLAKQWVQNQFNPDMWDRLYQGFVKTCKDTKDLVDQAYDALDKVMGGIRNEFEGVSLPGGSGGSGAPGGAGSGSGSGSGSGSGSGSGGAGAAGGSGGGPGGSGSGGSGSGGSGSGGSGSGSGGSGSGGSGSGSGGSGSGGSGSGSGGSGSGGGGAVPPIPETGSGSGAPGGGSGAGGGSGTDLPSGAGSGAGGSGSGGSGSGGGGAVPPIPDGSSASGGGSAGGGSGSPSGQDDGAAAAEAAKQQEAEAAKQQAAQAAEAAKQKAADALKEFSGPGIPTDSGAGAGLGSGGGSGSGGGSGPGSDGTTPSSMTPPSDSGQDAAAAAAEAAKKKAADALKEFSGPGIETDSGGGAGGGSGSGGSDTGSGEDGKDAAEQAGEDAKKKAADALKEFGGPGIETDSGGGTGSGGSDTGSGEDGKDAAEQAGEDAKKKAADALKEFGGPGIETDPGGKPDSLLGDDEPEVLKVKQGDKTFEMTEPDHDGKMDIKVGDGPGEPKDFKLDWSDGGKPADGPQGTDADTYRPGPDGKIHIRDGGLEITAERPDGPDGPTTVTVDDGKGTPTAYTLGEEDKAESALGDTPEKRLDDLPTHRGTLEDLAPTDSGAPGGDGSHHGGPDHGSGDDSHDTAAGSHHDTTAGSHGGDGSPGDTGGSHHDTAAGSHDTAAGPHGDTGGSHHGTGDGSPGGSHAGGGGGAHPGAAAAGIGGGSHAGFSSAGFDPAGGLGDSPVSGGAHSGAAPAQPQPAAAFASASGGPGSPGSSGSSMSGMPGMGAMGGGQGGGGDTERRSPAYRIEGAVFDNLGEPGRRIIGSLDDEDPSSARTW
- a CDS encoding fatty acyl-AMP ligase, translated to MPRPTAPATVPEAVLRTSIVACLFARADDERPLFTHQDHVRGVEHTLTWAEFAARVRVVAGELRRVAGPGERVAVLAGQELAYPLAFFGALAAGLVAVPLMAPSSPAQAGRLAGVLADSGARVWLTSSAAAPGLPAHESVVVVDELTGPGADPVPVPPDSPAYLQYTSGSTREPAGAVIPHRAIAAACWQGSLAYGVDEGTTCAGWIPFFHDMGLIQLLCLPVFAGGRSVFMAPAEFVHRPARWLRQLAEYPAVFTAAPNFAYDLAADADTGEDLDLSDVRVALNGSEPVRPRTIERFHEVFGPRGFRREAHRPSYGLAEATVYVASAGEEGPRGAVLDREALAQGRAVETDGGQELVSVGRPVGQLVRIVQDGREQPDGLVGEIWVHGPNVADGYWGRGDATAFGAELDGLAGWLRTGDLGVVHRGDLYVTGRLKDLIVIDGRNFHPQDIEAVAGEAHPAVRRDRVAAFGVSDEAGEGAVVVAERARGADADDREVTRAVLRAVSREHGLTLRAVRLVPSGGLPRTSSGKVARSAAKARYGGDRG
- a CDS encoding DUF2087 domain-containing protein, with product MASPEALVSALADPDRLQLFARICTAPDGLEASPASAKLAKRLVDAGLVTVAEGRYRAVPPVFRDALAKAPVDPLDGLFRHGRLVSIPHSGKRRQLLLAYLVERFEPGRLYSEQDVREKLTMVHDDHATLRRYLVDEGLLQRSNDGGAYGRPSEARAAG